The Streptomyces kanamyceticus genome window below encodes:
- a CDS encoding maleate cis-trans isomerase family protein, translating to MTALGFLYPGHSAEDDYPRMEQMLGSDVRLQVVHTDIGEDAHRVDALLEMGSADRLAAGVEELRLSGAEAVVWACTSASFVFGWEGAHEQVRGLARAAGLPASSTSFAFAHALREVGAVRVAIAATYPEDVAGHFSAFLKDAGAEVVSVRGSGIITAAEVGTWGRDEVLALAREGDHADAQALLLPDTALHTAAYVREVEEAIGKPVLTANQVTVWEALRLASRRVNAPTLGSLFTKEPLVQVKG from the coding sequence GTGACGGCACTCGGATTTCTCTACCCGGGGCACTCGGCAGAGGACGACTACCCCCGCATGGAGCAGATGCTCGGCAGCGACGTCCGGCTACAGGTCGTCCACACGGACATCGGCGAGGACGCCCACCGGGTCGACGCGCTCCTGGAGATGGGCTCGGCCGACCGGCTCGCCGCCGGGGTCGAGGAGCTCAGGCTCTCCGGCGCCGAGGCGGTGGTCTGGGCGTGCACCAGCGCCAGCTTCGTCTTCGGCTGGGAGGGCGCGCACGAACAGGTGCGCGGCCTCGCCCGCGCGGCGGGGCTGCCCGCTTCCTCGACGTCGTTCGCCTTCGCCCATGCCCTCAGGGAGGTGGGCGCGGTCCGCGTGGCGATCGCGGCGACCTACCCGGAGGACGTGGCGGGGCACTTCTCCGCCTTCCTGAAGGACGCGGGCGCCGAGGTCGTCTCGGTGCGCGGCAGCGGCATCATCACGGCCGCCGAGGTCGGCACCTGGGGCCGCGACGAGGTGCTCGCGCTGGCCCGCGAGGGCGACCACGCGGACGCCCAGGCGCTGCTCCTGCCCGACACGGCGCTGCACACCGCGGCGTACGTCCGTGAGGTCGAGGAGGCCATCGGCAAGCCGGTCCTGACGGCCAACCAGGTCACGGTCTGGGAGGCCCTGCGGCTCGCGTCGCGGCGCGTGAACGCCCCGACGCTCGGCTCCCTGTTCACCAAGGAGCCGCTGGTGCAGGTCAAGGGCTGA
- the ehuC gene encoding ectoine/hydroxyectoine ABC transporter permease subunit EhuC, which yields MSSEFFSNWFLPGVWITIQVTLLSAALAFVIAFPIGVLRTSRLWIVRFLAGAYFEIFRSTSSLVFMFWIAFTVPPVFHISFQPMAAGIVALGITYGAYASEIVRGALAAVPPAQREAGIALNFTPAQRLRRIELPQAWPEMIPPFNNLLIELLKGTSLVSLIAVADMTFAGDLLRLVKNESAPIYTLLLVLYFVFAFVLTRGMRLLERHAKKRVGQTPAKTGLFGGMRSSSSIDAVTGTGGAK from the coding sequence ATGTCGTCCGAGTTCTTCTCGAACTGGTTCCTGCCCGGGGTCTGGATCACGATCCAGGTCACCTTGCTCAGCGCGGCCCTCGCCTTCGTGATCGCCTTCCCGATCGGCGTGCTGCGCACCTCCCGGCTCTGGATCGTGCGGTTCCTCGCCGGGGCCTACTTCGAGATCTTCCGCAGCACGTCGTCGCTGGTCTTCATGTTCTGGATCGCGTTCACGGTGCCGCCGGTGTTCCACATCAGCTTCCAGCCGATGGCCGCGGGCATCGTCGCGCTCGGCATCACCTACGGGGCGTACGCCTCCGAGATCGTGCGCGGCGCGCTCGCCGCGGTGCCGCCCGCGCAGCGCGAGGCGGGCATCGCCCTGAACTTCACCCCGGCGCAGCGACTGCGCCGCATCGAACTGCCGCAGGCCTGGCCGGAGATGATCCCGCCGTTCAACAACCTGCTCATCGAGCTGCTCAAGGGCACCTCGCTGGTGTCCCTCATCGCGGTGGCCGACATGACCTTCGCGGGTGACCTGCTGCGGCTGGTCAAGAACGAGAGCGCGCCGATCTACACGCTGCTGCTCGTCCTGTACTTCGTCTTCGCATTCGTCCTCACGCGCGGCATGCGGCTCCTGGAGCGGCACGCCAAGAAGCGGGTGGGGCAGACGCCCGCGAAGACCGGCCTGTTCGGCGGGATGCGCTCTTCGTCGTCGATCGATGCCGTCACCGGCACAGGGGGTGCCAAGTGA
- a CDS encoding amidase — MTELTDLTAVQLVDGYRKGEFSPLEATRAVLRRAEESQGAVNAFVRIAAEEAIAQAGASTERWRRGEPQGLVDGVPVSVKDLLLLRGGPTLRGSKTTRAEGKWNEDAPSVARLREHGAVFVGRTTTPEFGWKGVTDGPQSGITRNPYDTSRTSGGSSGGSAAAVAVGAGPLSLGTDGGGSVRIPAAFCGIFALKPTYGRVPLYPASPFGTLAHVGPMTRNAADAALMMDVITGPDARDWSQLGPVAGSFRTGAEGGVRGLRVAYSPSFGGQVAVRPRVAAAVRRAVESLAAQGAYVEEADPDFSDPVEAFHTLWFSGAARVVQHLSPAQRELLDPGLREVCARGARYSALDYLAAVDTRMDLGRRMGRFHSTYDLLVTPTLPITAFEAGVEVPKGSGHRRWTGWTPFTYPFNLTQQPAGTVPCGLDEDGLPVGVQIVAARHADAVVLRAAHALYEAGAGGIAPPTVG, encoded by the coding sequence ATGACCGAGCTCACGGATCTCACCGCCGTACAACTCGTCGACGGCTACCGCAAGGGTGAATTCAGTCCGCTCGAAGCGACCCGTGCCGTGCTGCGGCGGGCCGAGGAGAGCCAGGGCGCGGTGAACGCGTTCGTGCGGATCGCGGCGGAGGAGGCGATCGCGCAGGCCGGGGCCAGTACGGAGCGGTGGCGCAGGGGCGAGCCGCAGGGCCTGGTCGACGGCGTCCCGGTGTCGGTGAAGGACCTGCTCCTGCTGCGCGGCGGGCCGACCCTGCGCGGCTCCAAAACGACGCGTGCGGAGGGCAAGTGGAACGAGGACGCGCCCTCGGTCGCCCGGCTGCGCGAGCACGGCGCGGTCTTCGTCGGCCGCACCACCACACCGGAGTTCGGCTGGAAGGGCGTCACGGACGGGCCGCAGAGCGGGATCACCCGAAATCCGTACGACACGTCGCGCACCTCGGGCGGCTCCAGCGGGGGCAGCGCGGCCGCGGTGGCGGTCGGCGCGGGCCCCCTGTCGCTCGGTACGGACGGCGGCGGTTCGGTGCGGATCCCCGCGGCGTTCTGCGGGATCTTCGCGCTGAAGCCGACGTACGGCAGGGTGCCGCTGTATCCCGCGAGCCCCTTCGGCACGCTCGCCCACGTGGGTCCGATGACGCGGAACGCGGCGGACGCGGCGCTGATGATGGACGTCATCACCGGGCCCGACGCCCGCGACTGGTCCCAACTGGGCCCGGTGGCGGGCAGTTTCCGCACCGGCGCCGAGGGCGGCGTGCGCGGGCTGCGCGTCGCCTACTCCCCCTCGTTCGGCGGCCAGGTCGCGGTGCGGCCCCGGGTCGCCGCCGCGGTGCGCCGCGCGGTGGAGTCGCTCGCCGCGCAGGGTGCGTACGTCGAGGAGGCCGACCCCGACTTCTCGGACCCGGTGGAGGCGTTCCACACCCTGTGGTTCAGCGGGGCCGCGCGCGTGGTGCAGCACCTGTCGCCCGCCCAGCGGGAGTTGCTCGACCCGGGGCTGCGGGAGGTCTGCGCGCGCGGTGCCCGGTACAGCGCGCTCGACTACCTCGCCGCCGTCGACACCCGGATGGACCTCGGCCGCCGGATGGGCCGCTTCCACTCGACGTACGACCTGCTGGTCACGCCGACGCTGCCGATCACCGCGTTCGAGGCGGGGGTGGAGGTGCCCAAGGGCTCCGGCCACCGGCGCTGGACGGGGTGGACGCCGTTCACGTACCCCTTCAACCTGACGCAGCAGCCCGCGGGGACGGTGCCCTGTGGCCTGGACGAGGACGGACTGCCCGTCGGGGTGCAGATCGTGGCCGCGCGCCATGCCGACGCGGTGGTGCTTCGTGCGGCGCACGCGTTGTACGAGGCGGGGGCCGGGGGGATCGCTCCTCCCACTGTGGGCTGA
- a CDS encoding IclR family transcriptional regulator, which produces MALQHEATTPHHSVQSALRVLEIVARHNTGVTTADLARETRLPPGRLAPLLRMLRREGYVVQLTDSATGAYVTGESFARLGSAHQHDQALREKLQRTLDGLRDSIGAAVYISRYVDGEVKVTDFAAGPRAPAVNEWVDFRSSAHASAVGKSLLTQLDVNGRRDHLSRHKMARLTSRTITNERVLLNRLAAQPATVPVLDLQEYAVGTVCAAVPITAGAAVGCLALSLPVEHAHRLREAADTLNRGAAPVLLSLAI; this is translated from the coding sequence GTGGCGTTGCAGCACGAGGCGACCACGCCGCACCACTCCGTCCAGAGCGCTCTGCGCGTGCTCGAGATCGTCGCCAGGCACAACACCGGGGTGACCACCGCCGACCTCGCCCGCGAGACCCGGCTGCCTCCCGGCCGACTGGCACCCCTGCTGCGCATGCTGCGCCGCGAAGGCTATGTCGTACAGCTCACCGACAGCGCCACCGGGGCGTACGTCACCGGGGAGTCCTTCGCCCGGCTCGGCTCCGCCCACCAGCACGACCAGGCCCTGCGCGAGAAGCTGCAGCGCACCCTGGACGGCCTGCGCGACTCGATCGGCGCGGCGGTCTACATCAGCCGTTACGTGGACGGCGAGGTCAAGGTCACCGACTTCGCCGCGGGCCCCCGCGCCCCCGCGGTCAACGAGTGGGTGGATTTCCGGTCCTCCGCGCACGCCAGCGCGGTCGGCAAGAGCCTGCTGACGCAGCTCGACGTCAATGGCCGCAGGGATCATCTCTCCCGGCACAAGATGGCGCGGCTCACGTCCCGGACGATCACGAACGAGCGGGTGCTGCTGAATCGTCTTGCCGCTCAACCGGCCACGGTGCCGGTGCTTGATCTTCAGGAGTACGCGGTGGGCACGGTGTGTGCGGCCGTGCCGATCACCGCGGGTGCCGCTGTGGGGTGCCTTGCGCTTTCCCTGCCGGTCGAGCATGCGCATCGCTTGCGGGAGGCTGCGGACACGCTTAACCGTGGGGCTGCGCCGGTGTTGCTGTCCCTGGCGATCTAG
- a CDS encoding DUF3830 family protein has translation MADRFIEVSLAKRGVQCTAKLLDDRAPVTCAAVWEALPLGSDVYHAKYARNEIYALFPAFADREPPLENPTVTPIPGDLCYFSFSGTELGTQAYGYEAGADVKAGTTVVDLALFYERNNLLLNGDVGWVPGIVWGQIVDGLDRMAEACNDLWRAGAQGETLNFRRQ, from the coding sequence ATGGCAGACCGATTCATCGAAGTCTCCCTCGCCAAGCGGGGAGTTCAGTGCACGGCAAAGCTGCTCGACGACCGGGCCCCGGTGACCTGCGCGGCGGTGTGGGAGGCGCTTCCGCTCGGCTCGGACGTCTATCACGCGAAATACGCGCGCAATGAGATCTACGCCCTCTTTCCGGCTTTCGCGGACCGCGAGCCGCCTCTGGAGAACCCGACAGTCACTCCCATCCCGGGAGATCTCTGCTATTTCTCCTTTTCCGGTACGGAATTGGGGACCCAGGCATACGGCTACGAGGCCGGGGCAGACGTGAAGGCGGGCACCACCGTCGTCGACCTCGCCCTCTTCTACGAACGCAACAACCTGCTCCTGAACGGCGACGTCGGCTGGGTGCCCGGCATCGTCTGGGGCCAGATCGTCGACGGCCTCGACCGAATGGCCGAGGCCTGCAACGACCTGTGGCGCGCGGGCGCGCAGGGGGAGACGCTGAACTTCCGCAGGCAATAA
- the ehuD gene encoding ectoine/hydroxyectoine ABC transporter permease subunit EhuD yields MNWDWSNVDDFMPMFWDGVWLTLKALFFGTLIAFSLGLVWAVAQRSEKKWIRWPVTVVTEFIRNTPLLVQLFFLFYVVPEWGPSMSPLATGIVGLGLHYSTYTSEVYRAGIDGVPEGQWEAATALSLSKRRTWTAVILPQAVRRVIPALGNYVIVMLKESPQMAAIGALDMLGQAQNYSQTTFTYEAISVVGVAFIVIAYPASLLLRVLERRLVR; encoded by the coding sequence GTGAACTGGGACTGGTCGAATGTCGACGACTTCATGCCGATGTTCTGGGACGGCGTGTGGCTCACCCTCAAGGCGCTGTTCTTCGGCACCCTGATCGCCTTCTCGCTCGGCCTGGTCTGGGCGGTCGCCCAGCGCTCCGAGAAGAAGTGGATCCGCTGGCCCGTCACGGTGGTCACCGAGTTCATCCGCAACACCCCGCTCCTGGTGCAGCTGTTCTTCCTCTTCTACGTGGTGCCGGAGTGGGGCCCCTCGATGTCCCCGCTCGCCACGGGCATCGTCGGCCTCGGCCTTCACTACTCGACGTACACCTCCGAGGTCTACCGGGCGGGGATCGACGGCGTCCCGGAGGGCCAGTGGGAGGCGGCCACCGCGCTCAGCCTCTCCAAGCGCCGCACCTGGACGGCCGTGATCCTGCCGCAGGCGGTGCGCAGGGTGATCCCCGCGCTCGGCAACTACGTGATCGTCATGCTGAAGGAGTCGCCGCAGATGGCGGCCATCGGCGCGCTGGACATGCTGGGCCAGGCCCAGAACTACAGCCAGACGACCTTCACCTACGAGGCGATCAGTGTGGTCGGTGTCGCCTTCATCGTCATCGCCTACCCGGCCTCTCTTCTTCTGCGAGTTTTGGAGCGTCGCCTTGTCCGCTGA
- a CDS encoding D-2-hydroxyacid dehydrogenase, with translation MSESTVLVLDAEPPEPPPRLGRLTGRARILHADESNLAEQLPLADVLLVWNFSSHAVRGAWPGEGPRPRWVHTASAGVDHLMCPELAASDTVVTNARGVFDQPIAEYVAALVLALAKDLPRTLDLQRERAWEHRETRRVGGTRACVVGTGPIGRAIADTLKALGVTTALVGRTARAGVHGPDDLDRLLTRADWVVCAAPLTDDTRGMFDARRFGVMQPSARFINIGRGALVVEDDLVEALAKRWIAGAALDVFEREPLPSDSPLWTTPGLLVSPHMSGDTVGWRDELGAQFVELYEQWATGQPLANVVDKKRGYVPGH, from the coding sequence ATGTCCGAATCAACCGTTCTTGTCCTTGACGCCGAGCCTCCGGAGCCACCGCCCCGGCTCGGCAGACTCACCGGGCGGGCCCGGATCCTGCACGCGGACGAGTCGAACCTGGCCGAGCAACTGCCGCTGGCCGACGTCTTGTTGGTGTGGAACTTCAGCTCGCACGCGGTGCGCGGCGCCTGGCCGGGCGAGGGCCCGAGGCCCCGCTGGGTGCATACGGCGAGCGCGGGCGTGGACCATCTGATGTGCCCGGAGCTCGCGGCGTCCGACACGGTGGTCACCAACGCCCGCGGCGTCTTCGACCAGCCCATCGCCGAGTACGTCGCGGCGCTCGTGCTCGCCCTGGCCAAGGACCTGCCGCGCACCCTCGACCTGCAGCGCGAGCGCGCCTGGGAGCACCGCGAGACCCGCCGGGTCGGGGGCACCCGTGCCTGTGTGGTGGGGACGGGACCGATCGGGCGGGCGATCGCCGACACGCTGAAGGCGCTCGGCGTCACCACCGCCCTGGTGGGCCGCACCGCGCGGGCCGGGGTGCACGGGCCCGACGACCTCGACCGGCTGCTCACCCGCGCCGACTGGGTGGTGTGCGCGGCGCCGCTGACCGACGACACGCGGGGCATGTTCGACGCGCGGCGGTTCGGCGTGATGCAGCCGTCGGCGCGGTTCATCAACATCGGGCGCGGCGCGCTCGTCGTCGAGGACGACCTGGTGGAGGCCCTGGCCAAGCGGTGGATCGCGGGCGCGGCGCTCGACGTGTTCGAGCGGGAGCCGCTGCCGAGCGACAGCCCGCTGTGGACGACGCCCGGGCTGCTCGTCTCCCCGCACATGAGCGGCGACACGGTCGGTTGGCGCGACGAACTGGGCGCGCAGTTCGTCGAGTTGTACGAACAGTGGGCGACGGGACAGCCGCTGGCGAACGTGGTCGACAAGAAACGTGGGTATGTCCCAGGACATTGA
- the ehuB gene encoding ectoine/hydroxyectoine ABC transporter substrate-binding protein EhuB, giving the protein MAPPLGNNKGFTGRAVRRRALLTGAGGAAMAAFGLSACSRVPEEGKVEGGDLLDRLRDSGTVRIGVAGEVPFGYIDENGEVTGEAPAIAKVIFPRLGVPKVKAVPTKFGALIPGLTQARQFDVVSAGMYINPTRCEQVLFSDPDYLMLDSFIVKKGNPHGIKGYEDIAKKGLKLASGTAYAEIDYAKAAGVESVLVLPDQVAGLDAVAQGRVDAFAGTNVTVRTVIKGNPQVEATKPFQPEVDGKPAYGAGGFAFRLSEKNLRDAFNEELHKLKKSGELLRIVKPFGFTADEMTDLTVAKLCPPAKGASS; this is encoded by the coding sequence ATGGCTCCACCACTTGGGAACAACAAGGGATTCACAGGCAGAGCGGTACGCCGCCGCGCCCTGCTCACCGGAGCGGGCGGGGCGGCCATGGCCGCGTTCGGGCTCTCGGCATGCAGCCGGGTGCCCGAGGAAGGGAAGGTCGAGGGGGGCGATCTGCTGGACCGGCTGCGCGACAGCGGCACGGTCAGGATCGGTGTCGCAGGCGAGGTCCCGTTCGGATACATCGACGAGAACGGCGAGGTCACCGGCGAGGCGCCGGCCATCGCCAAGGTCATCTTCCCGCGCCTCGGCGTGCCCAAGGTCAAGGCGGTGCCCACCAAGTTCGGAGCGCTGATACCGGGACTGACGCAGGCCCGGCAGTTCGACGTGGTGTCGGCGGGCATGTACATCAACCCGACGCGCTGCGAACAGGTCCTCTTTTCCGACCCCGACTACCTCATGCTCGACTCCTTCATCGTGAAGAAGGGCAACCCGCACGGCATCAAGGGTTACGAGGACATCGCCAAGAAAGGCCTGAAGCTGGCGAGCGGCACCGCCTACGCGGAGATCGACTACGCCAAGGCCGCGGGCGTGGAGTCCGTCCTCGTGCTTCCCGACCAGGTGGCGGGACTCGACGCCGTCGCCCAGGGCCGGGTCGACGCCTTCGCGGGCACCAACGTCACCGTACGTACGGTGATCAAGGGGAATCCGCAGGTCGAGGCGACGAAGCCCTTCCAGCCCGAGGTCGACGGCAAACCGGCCTACGGCGCGGGCGGCTTCGCCTTCCGGCTCTCGGAGAAGAACCTGCGCGACGCCTTCAACGAAGAGCTGCACAAGCTCAAGAAGAGCGGCGAGCTCCTGCGGATCGTCAAGCCGTTCGGCTTCACCGCGGACGAGATGACGGATCTGACCGTGGCGAAGCTGTGCCCCCCGGCGAAGGGCGCCTCCTCATGA
- the ehuA gene encoding ectoine/hydroxyectoine ABC transporter ATP-binding protein EhuA: MSADSSTSQEIPNPAVDGSELIRFDKVVKRYGSNVVLDELDFSVASGKHVTLIGPSGSGKTTILRLLMTLVKPEQGTIKVGGKYLTHEERNGKLVPAGEKHVREVRKNIGMVFQQFNLFPNMKVLRNIMEAPVTVLGLSKDEAEQRARELLDLVGLGDKCDAYPSQLSGGQQQRVAIARALAMRPQVLLLDEVTSALDPELVAGVLDVLRDIAHTTDITMLCVTHEMSFARDISDQVLMFDSGRVIESGTPEKIFTEPEHERTREFLSAVL; this comes from the coding sequence TTGTCCGCTGACAGCAGCACTTCCCAGGAAATCCCCAACCCGGCCGTCGACGGCAGCGAGCTGATCCGCTTCGACAAGGTCGTCAAGCGCTACGGCTCGAACGTCGTCCTCGACGAGCTGGACTTCTCGGTCGCCTCCGGCAAGCACGTGACGCTGATCGGGCCCTCCGGTTCCGGCAAGACCACGATCCTTCGGCTCCTGATGACGCTGGTGAAACCGGAGCAGGGCACCATCAAGGTGGGCGGCAAGTACCTCACCCACGAGGAGAGAAACGGCAAGCTCGTCCCCGCGGGCGAGAAGCACGTCCGCGAGGTCCGCAAGAACATCGGGATGGTCTTCCAGCAGTTCAACCTCTTCCCGAACATGAAGGTCCTGCGCAACATCATGGAGGCGCCGGTCACCGTCCTCGGCCTCTCCAAGGACGAGGCCGAGCAGCGCGCCCGCGAGCTGCTCGACCTGGTCGGGCTCGGCGACAAGTGCGACGCGTATCCGTCGCAGCTCTCCGGCGGCCAGCAGCAGCGCGTCGCCATCGCGCGCGCCCTGGCGATGCGTCCGCAGGTCCTGCTGCTCGACGAGGTGACGTCCGCGCTCGACCCTGAGCTGGTGGCGGGCGTCCTGGACGTCCTGCGCGACATCGCGCACACCACCGACATCACGATGCTGTGCGTGACCCACGAGATGAGCTTCGCCCGCGACATCTCGGACCAGGTGCTGATGTTCGACTCGGGCCGGGTCATCGAGTCCGGTACGCCGGAGAAGATCTTCACGGAGCCGGAGCACGAGCGCACCCGGGAGTTCCTCAGCGCGGTCCTGTGA
- a CDS encoding maleate cis-trans isomerase family protein, which produces MDVSFLGGPQPQRGVGVVAPFDFALDRELWRWIPDEVSLHLTRTPYVPVEVSLDLARLVSEHETLGEAVRALSAAEPEVLAYACTSGSFVGGIAGERAMCEAMTREGTVVSVTTSGALLEALDVLGARRIALVTPYTWSVTQALEQYLAEAGVHVTGRAYLGLTRHIWKVPYRDVADMARRAVTAGVDALFISCTNLPTYDVIPQLEAELRMPVLSANQVTMWSALRRLGTGAVGPYQALINPAARPGASPLNPPAPPQGHGLPEGPPAGPPAEGGGWT; this is translated from the coding sequence ATGGACGTCTCCTTTCTCGGCGGACCACAGCCGCAACGCGGTGTCGGTGTCGTCGCCCCCTTCGACTTCGCCCTCGACCGCGAACTGTGGCGGTGGATCCCCGACGAGGTCTCCCTTCATCTGACCCGCACTCCCTACGTGCCCGTCGAGGTCAGCCTGGACCTGGCGCGCCTGGTCAGCGAGCACGAGACGCTGGGGGAGGCGGTACGCGCGCTCAGCGCCGCCGAACCCGAAGTCCTCGCCTACGCCTGCACCTCGGGCAGCTTCGTCGGCGGCATCGCGGGCGAACGGGCCATGTGCGAGGCCATGACCCGCGAGGGCACGGTCGTCTCGGTGACCACGTCGGGCGCGCTCCTGGAAGCCCTCGACGTACTGGGCGCACGGCGCATCGCGCTGGTCACGCCCTACACCTGGTCGGTCACCCAGGCCCTGGAGCAGTACCTGGCCGAGGCCGGGGTCCACGTGACGGGCCGCGCCTACCTCGGCCTCACCCGGCACATCTGGAAGGTCCCCTACCGGGACGTCGCCGACATGGCGCGGCGCGCGGTCACGGCCGGGGTCGACGCCCTCTTCATCAGCTGCACCAACCTGCCGACGTACGACGTCATCCCGCAGCTGGAAGCGGAGCTGCGCATGCCGGTGCTCTCGGCGAACCAGGTGACGATGTGGTCCGCGTTGCGCAGGCTGGGTACGGGTGCGGTAGGGCCCTATCAGGCACTGATCAACCCCGCGGCCAGGCCGGGCGCGAGTCCGCTGAACCCGCCGGCGCCGCCACAGGGCCACGGCCTGCCGGAAGGACCGCCCGCGGGGCCACCCGCAGAAGGAGGAGGCTGGACGTGA